The following coding sequences lie in one Sorex araneus isolate mSorAra2 chromosome 4, mSorAra2.pri, whole genome shotgun sequence genomic window:
- the MKRN2 gene encoding E3 ubiquitin-protein ligase makorin-2, translated as MSTKQVTCRYFMHGVCREGNQCLFSHDLASSKPSTICKYYQKGCCAYGTRCRYDHTRPSAAAGGAVGAGPHAVPSPGFHSPHPPASHAAAIVKMSLHEPGKREKRTVVLRDRNLSGLAEEKPCPGVVGSAGGCSDAQGCPEVKPHSYLDAIRSGLDEPEAGSSDGAEQLLCPYAAAGECRFGDACVYLHGDMCEICRLQVLHPFDLEQRKAHEKSCMSTFEHEMEQAFALQASQDKVCSICMEVILEKASASERRFGILSSCNHTYCLSCIRQWRCAKQFENPIIKSCPECRVISEFVIPSVYWVEDQNKKNELIEAFKQGMGKKACKYFEQGKGSCPFGSKCLYRHAYPDGRLAEPEKPRKQLSSEGTVRFLNSVRLWDFIENRETQHVPSSEDGDMTELGDLFMHLSGVESPES; from the exons ATGAGCACCAAGCAGGTCACTTGCAG GTATTTCATGCACGGCGTGTGTCGGGAAGGAAACCAGTGCCTCTTCTCCCATGACTTGGCGAGCAGCAAGCCCTCCACCATCTGCAAATACTACCAGAAGGGCTGCTGCGCCTACGGGACTCGatgcag GTACGACCACACGAGGCCCTCTGCGGCGGCGGGCGGTGCCGTGGGCGCCGGGCCCCACGCCGTGCCCTCCCCCGGCTtccacagcccccaccctcctgccagCCACGCCGCGGCCATCGTGAAGATGAGTCTCCACGAGCCGGGGAAGCGGGAGAAGAGAACCGTGGTGCTGAGAGACCGAA ATCTCTCTGGCCTGGCCGAGGAGAAGCCGTGTCCCGGCGTGGTGGGCAGCGCGGGCGGCTGCAGCGACGCCCAGGGCTGCCCGGAGGTGAAGCCGCACTCCTACCTGGACGCCATCCGCAGCGGCCTGGACGAGCCCGAGGCCGGCAGCTCTGACGGCGCCGAGCAGCTGCTGTGCCCCTACGCGGCTGCCGGCGAGTGCCGGTTCGGGGACGCGTGTGTCTACCTGCACGGGGACATGTGTGAGATCTGCAGGCTGCAGGTCCTGCACCCCTTCGACCTGGAGCAGAGGAAAGCGCACGAGAAG aGCTGCATGTCCACGTTCGAGCACGAGATGGAGCAGGCCTTCGCCCTGCAGGCCAGCCAGGACAAGGTCTGCAGCATCTGCATGGAGGTCATCCTGGAGAAGGCGTCGGCGTCCGAGCGCAGGTTCGGCATCCTGTCCAGCTGCAACCACACCTACTGCCTGTCCTGCATCCGCCAGTGGCGGTGCGCCAAGCAGTTCGAGAACCCCATCATCAA GTCCTGTCCCGAGTGCCGCGTGATATCGGAGTTTGTGATCCCCAGCGTGTACTGGGTGGAAGATCAGAATAAGAAAAACGAGTTGATCGAAGCTTTTAAGCAGGGAATGGG GAAAAAGGCTTGTAAGTACTTCGAGCAGGGCAAGGGGTCCTGCCCGTTCGGAAGCAAATGCCTGTACCGCCACGCGTACCCCGACGGGCGGCTCGCAGAGCCCGAGAAGCCGCGCAAGCAGCTCAGCTCCGAGGGCACCGTGCGG TTCCTGAATTCCGTGCGGCTGTGGGACTTCATTGAGAACCGCGAGACCCAGCACGTCCCCAGCTCGGAGGACGGCGACATGACGGAGCTGGGGGACCTCTTCATGCACCTGTCCGGGGTGGAGTCGCCCGAGTCCTGA